The Takifugu flavidus isolate HTHZ2018 chromosome 17, ASM371156v2, whole genome shotgun sequence genome contains a region encoding:
- the rrs1 gene encoding ribosome biogenesis regulatory protein homolog yields MAACSVEELLAKAEEEEKEKLKSITVHKDLELEFDVGNLLAVDKNRIDSRDVKSAKKEDFLRALARDNTQLLINEVWKLPTERVDDAIVATLPEPTTPLPREKPPPKPKPPTKWEQFAKLKGIQKKKKTNLVWDETAKEWRRRWGYKRAKDDTKEWMIEVPETADPNEDQFSKRTNAKKERVARNEYNKLKNIARAQKVKIPGLGLTPKEQQSKNELTKAVSVAKTSTASAGRFQDRLPKEKRAKNTGKKRKFEPLIGDFSNERQKQLELLKVLDSKKPKLDITKAVNKQMREEDREEAAAKRSKGAGKKGRKGNVPGKRKGKAGKAQGGKRRGKPGKR; encoded by the coding sequence ATGGCGGCGTGCAGTGTGGAGGAGCTTTTAGCTAaagctgaggaagaagagaaggaaaaactcaAAAGTATCACCGTCCATAAAGACCTGGAGCTGGAATTTGATGTCGGTAACTTGCTGGCGGTTGACAAAAATCGCATCGACAGTCGCGATGTCAAAAGCGCGAAGAAAGAAGACTTTCTGCGGGCGTTAGCTCGGGATAACACCCAGCTGCTCATAAATGAAGTCTGGAAACTACCGACGGAGAGAGTCGATGACGCGATAGTGGCAACGCTCCCGGAGCCGACCACCCCGCTGCCCAGAGAAAAACCACCACCGAAGCCCAAACCACCCACCAAATGGGAACAATTCGCCAAGTTAAAGGGCatacagaagaagaagaagaccaaTTTGGTTTGGGATGAAACGGCCAAGGAGTGGAGGAGGCGCTGGGGCTACAAGAGGGCTAAGGATGACACCAAAGAGTGGATGATAGAGGTACCGGAGACCGCCGACCCAAATGAAGACCAGTTCTCCAAACGTACAAACGCCAAGAAGGAAAGAGTGGCCCGAAATGAGTATAACAAGTTGAAAAACATCGCCAGAGCGCAGAAAGTCAAAATTCCAGGTTTAGGTCTGACCCCTAAAGAGCAGCAGTCCAAAAACGAGCTGACCAAAGCCGTGAGCGTGGCCAAGACCTCCACAGCATCCGCGGGCAGGTTCCAGGACCGGCTCCCTAAAGAGAAACGAGCAAAGAACACgggaaagaagaggaagttCGAGCCCCTCATCGGTGACTTCTCAAATGAGaggcagaagcagctggagctTCTGAAGGTCTTGGACAGTAAAAAGCCCAAGTTGGACATCACCAAGGCTGTGAATAAGCAgatgagggaggaggacagagaggaggcggCAGCCAAGCGCAGCAAGGGTGCGGGGAAGAAAGGGCGCAAAGGCAACGTGCCAGGGAAGCGCAAAGGAAAGGCTGGAAAAGCACAAGGAGGCAAGAGGAGAGGGAAGCCTGGGAAACGCTGA
- the si:dkey-97a13.12 gene encoding jouberin isoform X1 has protein sequence MQRVYMHSTEHFEVFTTVLAPQGRCRYRAEAEMMAVVHSYKPQWPDELELLAGDVILVLSKHEEERWFGRLQGGQRGYFPASCVMELSQVNLTPRARRRSSSLRTPACEGDSGVRPRNGSGQALRRGGGGGGWDTENEDHVQARRPQISALPSLAPQPQAHRSPGLLHRILSKCRRKSECQGATNGAFEGD, from the exons ATGCAGCGCGTCTACATGCACAGCACTGAGCACtttgaagtcttcaccactgtcCTTGCTCCACAAG GAAGATGTCGATACAGAGCTGAAGCTGAAATG ATGGCAGTGGTCCACAGCTACAAACCCCAGTGGCCGGACGAGCTGGAGCTGCTCGCAGGTGACGTCATCCTGGTGCTGTCCAAACACGAGGAGGAGAGATGGTTCGGGAGGCTGCAGGGTGGGCAGCGGGGATATTTCCCCGCCTCTTGTGTGATGGAGCTGAGCCAG GTCAACCTTACTCCGAGAGCCCGCCGGAGGAGTTCTTCTCTGAGAACCCCCGCCTGCGAAGGCGATTCAGGTGTGCGCCCCAGAAACGGGAG TGGACAGGcgctgaggaggggaggaggaggaggagggtgggacACCGAGAACGAGGACCACGTCCAGGCAAGGAGGCCGCAGATCTCAGCTCTTCCGTCCCTGGCCCCCCAACCCCAGGCACACAGGTCCCCGGGGCTGCTGCACAGAATCCTGTCCAAATGCCGGAGAAAGAGCGAATGCCAGGGAGCCACCAATGGGGCCTTCGAGGGTGACTGA
- the si:dkey-97a13.12 gene encoding jouberin isoform X2: protein MMAVVHSYKPQWPDELELLAGDVILVLSKHEEERWFGRLQGGQRGYFPASCVMELSQVNLTPRARRRSSSLRTPACEGDSGVRPRNGSGQALRRGGGGGGWDTENEDHVQARRPQISALPSLAPQPQAHRSPGLLHRILSKCRRKSECQGATNGAFEGD, encoded by the exons ATG ATGGCAGTGGTCCACAGCTACAAACCCCAGTGGCCGGACGAGCTGGAGCTGCTCGCAGGTGACGTCATCCTGGTGCTGTCCAAACACGAGGAGGAGAGATGGTTCGGGAGGCTGCAGGGTGGGCAGCGGGGATATTTCCCCGCCTCTTGTGTGATGGAGCTGAGCCAG GTCAACCTTACTCCGAGAGCCCGCCGGAGGAGTTCTTCTCTGAGAACCCCCGCCTGCGAAGGCGATTCAGGTGTGCGCCCCAGAAACGGGAG TGGACAGGcgctgaggaggggaggaggaggaggagggtgggacACCGAGAACGAGGACCACGTCCAGGCAAGGAGGCCGCAGATCTCAGCTCTTCCGTCCCTGGCCCCCCAACCCCAGGCACACAGGTCCCCGGGGCTGCTGCACAGAATCCTGTCCAAATGCCGGAGAAAGAGCGAATGCCAGGGAGCCACCAATGGGGCCTTCGAGGGTGACTGA